tattgatgatatccccATTGACCCTAGGAGGGAGGAAGAACATGGAAGTCATTTGAGAATAGTTACGTAGACAGTCAAGGATCGCCAAAAATttgctaagtttagtaaatgtgagttatGGTTGCAATCCGTTATTTTTCCTGGTCAtattgtatctagcgaagggatccgagttgattcacagaagatagaagcagtgaaataGTGGCCTAGTCCTACCACTgctacagatatcagaagtttcttaggtctagtggGTTATCACAAAAGGTTTGTGGAAGAATTTTCAtacatagcctcaccattgactaggttgactcaaaaGATGGTCAAATTTGAATAGttatatgattgtgagaaaatctttgTGGAATTGAAAACTATATTGACTACAACTCTTGTCTTGACTTTACAATAGGGTTCATATGGTTAtatgatctattgtgatgcatcaaaagtttgcctaggttgtgtgttgatgcagcgagtaaggttatagcttatgcctctagataATTTAAGGTTTATAACAAGAACTAtacaactcatgacctcgagcttgcaacaatggtgtttgcactcaagatctggagacactacttgtatggtgtccaactagatgtgttcactgactATAAGAGTCTTCAGTATGTTTTCACCCAGAAGGAGTGGAATCTTTGCCAGAGGAGACGTCTTCAGtttcttaaggattatgatatgagtttgCAATACCATTCTTGTATGGTGAATGTTGTAGTAGATAGTATTATTTGATTATCTATGGgcagtgtagcccatgttgaggaagaaatgaagaagttagtgaaggatgttcaaaggcttgctcgcttgggagttcaaCTAATGAGAATATCAGACAgcggtgtaacagttcagaatggggaagaattgtctttggtagtggaggttaaggaaaagcaagacagtgatccaattttgcttgaacttaaagaagcagtccataatcagagagtggaggtttcacccaaaggggagatggtgtacttagCTATTAgcgtagattgtgtgttcctggtGTGGGCGAGTTGAGATAACATATTCTTGCAAAAGTCCATCactctaggtattctattcattcaAAAGACACTAAGACGTACTGTGATCTGCGAGAAGtgtattggtggaatggcatgaagagagatatagcttattttgtgagtaagtgccttaattgccagcaagtcaaggtagaacatcagaaacaaGGAGGTacgactcaagagatcgatattcctacttttAAGTGGGATGTGATGAATATGGATTTTATTatagggttacctcgtactgatagacagcatgactccatttgTGTGATcattgataggatgactaagtcttctcgctttttagcagtcaagactacagattcaGCGGAGgactattaaaaatattacattaattaaattgtgAGTTTGCACAGGGTTCCTTTGTGTATAATCTCATATAAAGGTCCTCATTTTACCTCTCa
The sequence above is a segment of the Solanum lycopersicum chromosome 10, SLM_r2.1 genome. Coding sequences within it:
- the LOC138338877 gene encoding uncharacterized protein, giving the protein MVFALKIWRHYLYGVQLDVFTDYKSLQYVFTQKEWNLCQRRRLHVAHVEEEMKKLVKDVQRLARLGVQLMRISDSGVTVQNGEELSLVVEVKEKQDSDPILLELKEAVHNQRVEVSPKGEMVYLAISVDCVFLQVKVEHQKQGGTTQEIDIPTFKWDVMNMDFIIGLPRTDRQHDSICVIIDRMTKSSRFLAVKTTDSAEDY